A single genomic interval of Terriglobus albidus harbors:
- a CDS encoding GGDEF domain-containing protein gives MDINTLFFVESSLFFLFGLTMLVNSLANPGLRGAYWFVASNLAGGVALSLQGARAHLPVTIGIVLSNLLFVTQLVCLNRAVTAFLGRMERMWIAVLGVCMVGMCGVAYFSLVHPDIGVRVAVISAMMAAPALMTAWVLFGPAAPGVRTASRLLGSVFLFFAAVTSVRGYAVYRFHVPSFYFIWLDLIVIAGIAFGFIWMSAAQLREDLERQAMTDPLTGVLNRRAVEREVVELLQRSAKTGGTISALMLDMDHFKGINDRFGHHGGDKALLAVTHAIRRSVRGTDLVARLGGDEFMVVLPDTPMEMARMIAELIRGEVSSLRVQTETHQFQVRVSVGITTLVGQIVGLEDLIKQSDRALYEAKAAGRNRVFPSGEFEPAFMA, from the coding sequence ATGGATATCAATACTCTTTTCTTCGTGGAGTCGAGCCTGTTTTTCCTCTTCGGCCTCACGATGCTCGTAAATTCCCTTGCGAACCCGGGTCTGCGCGGAGCGTACTGGTTCGTTGCCTCGAACCTGGCCGGAGGCGTTGCCCTGTCGCTGCAGGGCGCACGCGCGCATCTGCCGGTGACGATAGGCATTGTCCTCTCAAACCTGCTCTTCGTAACGCAGTTGGTGTGCCTGAACCGCGCCGTCACCGCCTTTCTGGGCCGCATGGAACGGATGTGGATCGCCGTACTCGGCGTCTGCATGGTGGGAATGTGCGGTGTCGCGTATTTTTCGCTGGTGCACCCTGATATCGGCGTACGGGTTGCGGTCATCTCCGCCATGATGGCAGCGCCGGCGCTGATGACAGCATGGGTACTCTTCGGGCCGGCGGCCCCCGGCGTACGGACCGCATCGCGTCTGCTGGGCTCAGTCTTCCTGTTCTTTGCCGCAGTCACCTCCGTGCGCGGGTATGCGGTCTACCGCTTTCACGTCCCCAGCTTCTACTTCATCTGGCTGGACCTGATCGTGATTGCAGGCATCGCCTTCGGGTTTATCTGGATGTCGGCGGCCCAGTTGCGTGAGGATCTGGAGCGCCAGGCTATGACCGACCCGCTCACCGGGGTGCTGAACCGCCGCGCCGTGGAGCGTGAGGTGGTAGAGCTGCTGCAGCGCTCGGCGAAGACCGGTGGAACCATCTCGGCGCTGATGCTGGATATGGACCACTTCAAAGGCATCAACGATCGCTTCGGCCATCATGGCGGCGACAAGGCGCTACTGGCGGTAACGCATGCCATCCGGCGCTCGGTGCGCGGCACCGACCTGGTGGCTCGGCTGGGCGGGGATGAGTTCATGGTGGTACTGCCGGATACCCCTATGGAGATGGCCCGTATGATCGCCGAACTCATCCGCGGAGAGGTCTCCTCCCTGAGGGTGCAGACCGAAACCCATCAGTTCCAGGTGCGGGTCTCAGTCGGCATCACCACGCTGGTGGGCCAGATTGTGGGGCTGGAAGATCTGATCAAGCAGTCTGATCGCGCGCTGTATGAGGCGAAAGCGGCAGGACGGAATCGGGTATTCCCTTCAGGCGAATTTGAGCCGGCGTTTATGGCTTAG
- a CDS encoding DinB family protein has protein sequence MTQIAVWFERKFSFGYPKELLPNLMARLRGTPARLEEELRGYTHQRLIARPEHGWSAQENAGHLLQLEPLWLTRVEDFVRGSNTLTPTDLANRATTDGGYNERPLEEILSGFRSARSRLLTRVVSLEEEAWDRSIVHPRLKQPMTLTDHLFFVAEHDDHHLARIWELFEGL, from the coding sequence ATGACGCAGATTGCAGTGTGGTTTGAGCGGAAGTTTTCCTTCGGATATCCAAAGGAGCTGTTACCCAACCTGATGGCGCGTCTGCGCGGCACGCCAGCGCGACTGGAGGAAGAGCTGCGAGGCTATACCCATCAGCGGCTGATCGCCAGACCTGAACATGGCTGGTCCGCGCAGGAGAATGCCGGCCATCTGCTGCAGCTCGAGCCGCTATGGCTCACCCGGGTGGAAGACTTCGTCCGAGGCAGCAACACCCTTACACCTACTGACCTTGCCAATCGCGCAACAACCGACGGTGGATATAACGAGCGTCCACTGGAAGAGATACTCTCCGGCTTCCGCAGTGCGCGCAGCAGGCTTCTGACCCGCGTGGTTTCTCTGGAAGAAGAGGCATGGGACCGCAGCATTGTGCACCCACGTCTGAAGCAGCCCATGACGCTGACGGACCATCTGTTCTTTGTCGCAGAACACGATGACCATCACCTGGCCCGCATCTGGGAGTTGTTTGAAGGACTCTGA
- a CDS encoding YXWGXW repeat-containing protein: MSLLTRGRTLFVAAAMLFSAAVIQVPQSQAGVFISVNFAPPALPVYTQPPLPAPGYIWTPGYWAYGPGGYYWVPGVWVAPPRPGFLWTPAYWGWENGAYLFHPGYWGPHVGFYGGVNYGFGYFGSGFGGGEWRGGSFFYNSAAANFGSVHVTNVYVNKTVIVNNTTINRVSYNGGNGGIQMRPTQFEASAMRENHVVATNEQMQHQTFASQNRAQFATANGGHPGVMAAATPASFHANPTNAAAAARFNPNQREANQDQRIANGLHSGQMTSGEAAQAERTQANIDRQVHNDRAANGGSLTPQERQQVNREQNAASRQIYNDNHNANRVAPNAVNNREAYQQQRVANGLRDGQLNSAQAARDNRQQAGIAQQVHNERVANGGAMTQQQRQQVNREQNHAGRQINREEGRR; the protein is encoded by the coding sequence ATGTCGCTTCTCACCCGAGGTCGTACACTTTTCGTCGCCGCCGCGATGTTGTTCTCCGCAGCCGTTATTCAGGTGCCGCAGAGCCAGGCAGGCGTGTTTATCTCAGTTAATTTTGCTCCGCCGGCGTTGCCTGTCTACACGCAGCCGCCGCTTCCTGCACCCGGCTACATCTGGACTCCTGGTTATTGGGCCTATGGCCCCGGAGGCTACTACTGGGTTCCCGGCGTATGGGTTGCGCCTCCACGTCCAGGTTTCTTGTGGACCCCTGCCTACTGGGGCTGGGAGAATGGCGCCTATCTCTTCCACCCCGGCTACTGGGGACCGCACGTCGGCTTCTATGGCGGCGTTAACTACGGCTTTGGCTACTTCGGTTCCGGCTTTGGCGGAGGCGAGTGGCGGGGCGGCAGCTTCTTCTATAACAGCGCCGCCGCGAACTTCGGCAGCGTTCACGTCACCAATGTGTACGTGAACAAGACCGTGATTGTGAACAACACCACGATCAATCGCGTCAGCTATAACGGCGGCAATGGCGGCATCCAGATGCGTCCGACTCAGTTCGAAGCAAGCGCCATGCGCGAGAACCACGTAGTAGCGACCAACGAACAGATGCAGCACCAGACCTTCGCCTCGCAGAACCGCGCGCAGTTCGCCACAGCGAATGGCGGACATCCTGGAGTGATGGCGGCCGCGACTCCTGCCTCGTTCCATGCCAATCCGACGAATGCGGCGGCAGCAGCGCGCTTCAACCCGAATCAGCGTGAAGCCAACCAGGACCAGCGCATCGCCAATGGACTGCATAGTGGACAGATGACCTCCGGCGAGGCTGCCCAGGCGGAACGGACACAGGCCAACATCGATCGGCAGGTCCATAACGACCGTGCCGCGAACGGTGGCTCACTGACCCCCCAGGAGCGCCAACAGGTCAACCGCGAACAGAATGCGGCCAGCCGCCAGATCTACAACGACAACCACAACGCCAACCGCGTTGCTCCGAACGCCGTGAACAATCGCGAAGCCTATCAGCAGCAGCGGGTTGCCAACGGACTGCGTGATGGCCAGCTCAACTCAGCCCAGGCTGCACGCGACAATCGCCAGCAGGCCGGAATTGCCCAGCAGGTGCACAACGAGCGTGTCGCGAACGGCGGCGCCATGACCCAGCAGCAGCGGCAACAGGTCAACCGCGAACAGAACCACGCGGGACGCCAGATTAACCGCGAGGAGGGCCGGCGTTAG
- a CDS encoding regulatory protein RecX — translation MSETELLDYAAAALGRRMRTVAELKKLMKARVEDSAEGEAKIGRVIARLEEMRYLSDPRFAADFTRLRQENQAFGKRRIANDLRQKGIASPLIEQTLTAAFEDVKELDLAREHLRKKRIAAPTNEKESARIVRRLAAAGFSTGTIFAALKELKASDDVLAEVESLDEME, via the coding sequence ATGAGTGAGACTGAGCTGCTGGATTACGCTGCCGCCGCCCTGGGCCGCCGCATGCGTACCGTGGCCGAGCTGAAGAAGCTGATGAAGGCCCGTGTGGAAGACTCCGCCGAGGGCGAAGCAAAGATCGGCCGTGTCATTGCCCGGCTGGAAGAGATGCGCTATCTCTCCGATCCACGCTTTGCCGCCGATTTCACCCGGCTCCGCCAGGAGAACCAGGCCTTCGGCAAGCGCCGTATCGCCAATGACCTCCGGCAGAAGGGGATTGCGTCTCCTCTGATCGAGCAGACACTCACGGCAGCGTTCGAAGATGTGAAAGAGCTCGACCTGGCCCGCGAACACCTGCGCAAAAAGCGGATCGCCGCGCCGACCAACGAAAAAGAGTCGGCACGGATCGTGCGGCGGTTAGCTGCGGCCGGCTTCTCCACCGGCACCATCTTTGCGGCGCTCAAGGAACTGAAGGCCAGCGATGATGTGCTGGCTGAGGTTGAAAGCCTGGACGAGATGGAATGA